The Thermotoga sp. SG1 region GGTTGATGTTTCCCATCTACGCTTTCCTGGATCCCAGGTACACTTATTCCATGCCGGAGGATCTGGTCCTGTCAACGGGTGTTGATGCCCTCTCCCATGCCGTGGAAGGTTTCCTTTCCAGAAAGGCGACTCTTCCATCAGATGCCCTCGCCCTCGAGGCCATGAGACTCATCCGCAAACATCTTCCTAAAGCCATGAGTGGTGATGAAAAAGCCAGAAGGAAGATGTTGATAGCCTCCTGCCTTGCCGGGATGGTGATCGCTCAGACGAGTACAACCCTTGCTCACGCCATGGGCTATCCTCTCACCACGGAAAAGGGGATAAAACACGGAAGGGCAACCGGTATGGTTCTGCCGTTTGTTATGAACGTCATGAGAGAAGAAATCCCCGATCGTGTCGATGAAGTGAACAGGATATTTGGAAAAAGTCTGCTGAACTTTTTGAAAGATCTGGGTCTCTATAAAAGGATTGATGTTTCTCAGGAAGATCTGGAAAGGTGGTCCGAGAAAGCATCAAAAGCGAAACACGTGTCTAACACACCGGGGACTTTCACGAAAGAAAAGATCCTGATGATCTACAGGGAGGCCCTGAGTGTGTGAGGATCCTTTTTCTGTGTTTTCTTTTCACCCTGATGCTCTTTGTGAACCTGTATAGGTTGTTTCCAGACGACTATTATGATTACATCTCAAGTTATTCCGGTGACATAGATCCCAGGCTCATCCAGAGTATAATCTGGGTAGAGAGTAACTTCGACAGAGCCGCTGTGTCCTCAGCGGGTGCGTTTGGGTTGATGCAGATCATGCCATCGACGGCGATGTGGTTGAAAGAGAAGTTCGCTCTCACTCAGGACTACCAGAACCCGGAAGGAAACATACTCTACGGAATCGTTTACCTTCGCTTTTTGAGGGACATCTACGGTGATCTTGACAGGGCGATCATGGCTTACAACGTCGGGCCCGGCGCTTTGAATGATGGTAGATACATCGAGAGTGCACAAAGATATCTGAAGAAGGTGAAGAGGGTATATTTCATCTATCGTTTTCTCTATGGTGAGAGGTGATACAAAGTGAAAGTGACAACCGGTCGAGAGATGAAAGAAATCGATGAGATCACAATAAACGAATACGGTATGGATTCGAAGGTTCTGATGGAGCGAGCGGGCATCTCGGTTCTTCTTGCTCTGGAAGAGGAACTTGGAAACCTTTCTGGACGCAGATTTCTCGTTCTCTGTGGAGGGGGAAACAACGGGGGTGATGGATTCGTTGTTGCGCGGAACCTTCTGAATGTGGCCAGAGATGTTCTTGTTGTTTTCCTTGGAAAGAA contains the following coding sequences:
- a CDS encoding iron-containing alcohol dehydrogenase family protein, whose protein sequence is MWEFYMPTDVFFGDHILSKRGPVVKILGKRALIVTGRTSSKKNGSLDDLTDLLEKLDISYVVFDEVEENPSFVSVERVAEKFRDEDFDFVVGLGGGSPMDFAKAVSVLLKEKNFNVEDLYDSEKVRRWLPVVEIPTTAGTGSEVTPYSVLTDQEGNKRGCRLMFPIYAFLDPRYTYSMPEDLVLSTGVDALSHAVEGFLSRKATLPSDALALEAMRLIRKHLPKAMSGDEKARRKMLIASCLAGMVIAQTSTTLAHAMGYPLTTEKGIKHGRATGMVLPFVMNVMREEIPDRVDEVNRIFGKSLLNFLKDLGLYKRIDVSQEDLERWSEKASKAKHVSNTPGTFTKEKILMIYREALSV
- a CDS encoding lytic transglycosylase domain-containing protein, yielding MRILFLCFLFTLMLFVNLYRLFPDDYYDYISSYSGDIDPRLIQSIIWVESNFDRAAVSSAGAFGLMQIMPSTAMWLKEKFALTQDYQNPEGNILYGIVYLRFLRDIYGDLDRAIMAYNVGPGALNDGRYIESAQRYLKKVKRVYFIYRFLYGER